A part of Hippopotamus amphibius kiboko isolate mHipAmp2 chromosome 16, mHipAmp2.hap2, whole genome shotgun sequence genomic DNA contains:
- the DMWD gene encoding dystrophia myotonica WD repeat-containing protein isoform X3: MAAGGAEGGSGPGAAMGDCAEIKSQFRTREGFYKLLPGDGTARRSGPASAQTPAPPQPPQPPPGPASASGPGAAGPAPSPPPAGPGPGPALPAVRLSLVRLGEPDGAGAGEPPATPAGLGAGGDRVCFNLGRELYFYPGCCRRGSQRSIDLNKPIDKRIYKGTQPTCHDFNQFTAATETISLLVGFSAGQVQYLDLIKKDTSKLFNEERLIDKTKVTYLKWLPESESLFLASHASGHLYLYNVSHPCASSPPQYSLLKQGEGFAVYAAKSKAPRNPLAKWAVGEGPLNEFAFSPDGRHLACVSQDGCLRVFHFDSMLLRGLMKSYFGGLLCVCWSPDGRYVVTGGEDDLVTVWSFTEGRVVARGHGHKSWVNAVAFDPYTTRAEEAAAAGGDGERSGEEEEEPEASGTGAGGGAPLSPLPKAGSITYRFGSAGQDTQFCLWDLTEDVLYPHPPLARTRTLPGTPGTTPPAPGSSRGGEPGPGPLPRSLSRSNSLPHPAGSGKAGGPGAAAEPGTPFSIGRFATLTLQERRDRGAEKEHKRYHSLGNISRGGGAGGGGGDKPSGPAPRSRLDPAKVLGTALCPRIHEVPLLEPLVCKKIAQERLTVLLFLEDCIITACQEGLICTWARPGKAFTDEETEAQTGEGSWPRSPSKSVVEGISSQPGNSPSGTVV, translated from the exons CTTCCGCCCAGACCCCGGCGCCGCCCCAGCCGCCGCAGCCCCCGCCcggccctgcctctgcctccggCCCCGGTGCTGCGGGCCCCGCGCCGTCCCCTCCGCCCGCAGGCCCAGGGCCGGGGCCCGCGCTGCCTGCGGTTCGCCTCAGCCTCGTGCGCCTCGGGGAGCCCGACGGCGCCGGGGCCGGGGAGCCGCCCGCCACGCCCGCCGGGCTGGGCGCTGGGGGAGACCGTGTCTGCTTCAACTTGGGCCGCGAGCTCTATTTCTACCCGGGCTGCTGTCGCCGCGGGAGCCAACGG TCCATCGACCTCAACAAGCCAATTGACAAGCGGATCTATAAGGGCACCCAGCCCACCTGCCACGACTTCAACCAGTTCACTGCTGCCACAGAGACCATCTCCCTGCTGGTGGGATTCTCAGCCGGTCAAGTGCAGTACCTGGATCTCATCAAGAAGGACACCAGCAAACTATTCAATGAGGAG CGGCTCATCGACAAGACCAAGGTGACATATCTGAAGTGGCTGCCTGAGTCAGAGAGCCTGTTCCTGGCGTCACATGCCAGCGGCCACCTGTACCTGTACAACGTCAGCCACCCGTGCGCCTCCAGCCCGCCGCAGTACAGCCTGCTGAAGCAGGGCGAGGGCTTCGCCGTCTATGCCGCCAAGAGCAAGGCGCCCCGCAACCCGCTGGCCAAGTGGGCGGTGGGCGAGGGGCCCCTCAACGAGTTCGCCTTCTCGCCTGACGGCCGGCACCTGGCCTGCGTCAGCCAGGACGGCTGCCTGCGCGTCTTCCACTTCGACTCCATGCTGCTGCGGGGCCTCATGAAGAGCTACTTTGGGGGCCTGCTCTGTGTGTGCTGGAGCCCCGACGGGCGCTACGTCGTGACGGGCGGCGAAGATGACCTGGTCACCGTGTGGTCCTTCACCGAGGGCCGCGTGGTGGCCCGAGGCCACGGCCACAAGTCCTGGGTCAACGCCGTGGCCTTCGACCCGTACACCACGAGGGCGGAGGAGGCGGCGGCTGCCGGGGGCGACGGGGAGCGGAgtggcgaggaggaggaggagccggaGGCCTCGGGCACAGGCGCGGGTGGAGGAGCCCCCCTCTCCCCGCTGCCTAAGGCCGGCTCCATCACCTACCGCTTCGGCTCAGCCGGCCAGGACACGCAGTTCTGCCTGTGGGACCTCACCGAAGACGTGCTCTACCCGCACCCACCCCTGGCCCGCACCCGCACCCTCCCCGGCACACCTGGCACCACCCCGCCTGCCCCTGGCAGCTCGCGGGGCGGTGAGCCGGGCCCCGGGCCCCTGCCCCGCTCGCTGTCCCGCTCCAacagcctcccccacccagcGGGCAGCGGCAAGGCAGGCGGCCCGGGCGCGGCGGCGGAGCCGGGCACGCCCTTCAGCATCGGCCGCTTTGCCACGCTCACGCTGCAGGAGCGGCGGGACCGGGGGGCCGAGAAGGAGCACAAGCGCTACCACAGTCTGGGCAACATCAGCCGGGGGGGCGGtgcgggcgggggcggcggggacaAGCCCAGCGGCCCCGCCCCCCGAAGCCGGCTGGACCCCGCCAAGGTGCTGGGCACCGCGCTGTGCCCGCGCATCCACGAGGTGCCGCTGCTCGAGCCGCTGGTGTGCAAGAAGATTGCCCAGGAGCGGCTCACGGTCCTCCTCTTCCTGGAGGACTGCATCATCACCGCCTGCCAGGAGGGCCTCATCTGCACCTGGGCCCGGCCGGGCAAGGCG TTCACAGACGAGGAGACCGAGGCCCAGACAGGGGAAGGAAGTTGGCCCAGGTCACCCAGCAAGTCAGTGGTAGAG GGCATCTCCTCCCAACCAGGCAACTCCCCGAGCGGCACAGTGGTGTGA